One segment of Gadus chalcogrammus isolate NIFS_2021 chromosome 8, NIFS_Gcha_1.0, whole genome shotgun sequence DNA contains the following:
- the LOC130388270 gene encoding serine/threonine-protein kinase pim-2-like — protein sequence MLKVQGEGGSASPGAAVLLLDWFELDQELILVLERPVPSTDLLRYMKGGYLEEQEAKMIMQQVIKAITDIHSKGVLHRDIKPENILIETGSDVPRVRIIDFGCGCLLQNGEHHQFSGTFRYCPPEWFNHQSYRAEPLNVWQVGVLAYCMLVGKHPFSTKKEIISKVPWIGRGLSPNCQEFVWSCLAKEPQERLPLDSLLAHPWLQ from the exons ATGCTGAAGGTCCAAGGTGAAGGTGGCTCTGCTAGCCCAGGTGCAGCTGTCCTCCTGCTGGACTGGTTTGAACTGGACCAGGAGCTGATCCTGGTGCTGGAGAGACCAGTGCCCTCCACTGATCTCCTGCGCTACATGAAGGGGGGTTACcttgaggagcaggaagctAAG aTGATTATGCAGCAAGTCATCAAAGCAATCACTGACATCCACTCCAAAGGCGTCCTACACCGAGACATCAAGCCTGAGAACATCTTGATAGAAACCGGTTCCGACGTGCCCCGTGTCAGGATCATTGACTTTGGATGCGGCTGCCTTCTCCAGAACGGCGAGCATCATCAGTTCTCAG GCACTTTCCGCTACTGTCCTCCAGAGTGGTTTAACCATCAGTCTTACAGGGCAGAACCTCTGAACGTGTGGCAGGTGGGGGTGCTCGCGTACTGTATGCTCGTTGGGAAACACCCCTTTTCTACAAAGAAGGAAATAATCAGTAAAGTGCCATGGATCGGGAGAGGACTATCGCCAA ACTGCCAGGAATTTGTGTGGAGCTGCCTGGCCAAGGAACCTCAGGAACGTCTGCCCCTGGATAGCCTGCTGGCCCACCCCTGGTTGCAGTAA